One genomic segment of Gadus chalcogrammus isolate NIFS_2021 chromosome 3, NIFS_Gcha_1.0, whole genome shotgun sequence includes these proteins:
- the LOC130379165 gene encoding protein FAM83B-like produces the protein MESSLSCVSSLKEDVKPCFIQPHYKESYRLAIYALLCGGTEAYDEFLKAEQISHFLSDAEILYVLENAELPVSEDGGSGKTKEREESHLSTYFPTESDEQVPDLDLGWPEVSSTSETNISLLFHPPRQNTPTIKEVVRKQILDAKQLIAISMDVFTDVDIFQEVVSAARRGVIIYILLDHTQFHTFLHMSQRLGVNIKDLQNLRVRTVSGPQYQCQSGAKFSGALEQRFILVDCRTVLYGTYSYTWSFEKINLSMVLVVTGQLVGSYDEEFRRLYARSVAPTELTSPTSGEEEGLKPLFSPSSSLLSLHRPRMTNGLMMTRGISMQEKLHQSHRLDPGQMVRGHSYGELQRLNSSSNRLKAAEGNGTTQQGGEDPPTPPQRPARMSQLLTRHRMRYGSDQNLIPFNSETSLNRWKIDSYFSHEDETPEAAYDVTSPQGSLMNLNEGPHQKSRHMKSRLEEIRLKRLSLQEYTRQSQENLRPMFSTQERSRMRSSLRTLDKSQSMAALEEHSQQESSGGAADYENVEYFSPRLKPSQETPEIEECPEIEEPQALEDQPSAAQRMRPTPRTQDRPQPLPRTPSSGGKPDVKQKEPSLKPLGLRPSGGNTQSSRALDPLLDIPEEKDATNKVDSTDKLAKVTNSPGHKDPATVTPRGGRRAVSRVGSVASIRSVGSRHQDLAKESTIATKKDPPGARPSPIHAEPPPKREATLPTREATPPKREATPPLTANSSICDASGTSQNVVKAKGSAEKVPSLQGEQTFQRKNSLKSKVYSLLGSQRKEDKTLQRKSSMRSQNPSPASQQASVEGSDGSVPSAAVARSTVAPATPKGMLKSVSRWQYAIDSLEEKERPSSVAPFDRGSAQRSSRPQTSVSGSRLTLESDGAVDQQPQRARAYSRFEPLLDKPVRSSSLRYLGKERNSVLNSIRQPSAGASKNNSASQTPTTQDNRLGRFMQRVGSLITKNK, from the exons ATGGAGTCCAGCCTGTCATGCGTGTCTTCCCTGAAAGAAGACGTGAAGCCGTGCTTCATTCAGCCGCATTACAAGGAGTCCTATCGGCTGGCCATCTACGCGCTGCTCTGCGGGGGGACGGAGGCCTACGACGAGTTCCTGAAAGCTGAACAAATAAGCCACTTTCTGTCCGACGCGGAGATACTCTATGTGCTGGAAAATGCGGAATTACCGGTTAGTGAGGACGGTGGCTCCGGCAAGACgaaggagcgggaggagagcCACCTGTCCACCTATTTCCCCACCGAGTCGGATGAGCAGGTGCCGGACCTTGACCTGGGCTGGCCCGAGGTCTCTTCCACCTCAGAGACCAACATCAGCCTGCTCTTCCACCCGCCCCGTCAAAACACCCCGACCATCAAAGAGGTGGTCCGGAAACAGATCCTAGATGCTAAGCAG ctcaTCGCCATCTCCATGGACGTGTTCACCGACGTGGACATCTTCCAGGAAGTGGTTAGTGCGGCGCGCCGCGGCGTCATCATCTACATCCTGCTTGACCACACCCAGTTCCACACCTTCCTCCACATGTCGCAGAGGCTCGGGGTCAACATCAAAGACCTCCAG AACCTGCGTGTTCGGACGGTGAGCGGCCCGCAGTACCAGTGCCAGTCCGGGGCCAAGTTCAGTGGTGCCCTGGAGCAGAGGTTCATCCTGGTGGACTGCAGAACCGTCCTGTATGGAACCTACAG CTACACGTGGTCCTTCGAGAAGATCAACCTGAGCATGGTGCTGGTGGTCACGGGGCAGCTTGTGGGCTCTTACGACGAGGAGTTCCGCCGCCTCTACGCCCGCTCCGTCGCTCCGACAGAGCTCACGTCGCCAACGTCTGGCGAGGAGGAAGGCCTCAAGCCCCTGTTCAGCCCCAGCTCCAGCCTGCTGTCCCTGCACAGACCCCGCATGACCAACGGGTTGATGATGACCCGGGGAATCAGCATGCAGGAGAAGCTGCACCAGTCCCACCGCCTGGACCCCGGGCAGATGGTGAGGGGCCACAGCTACGGCGAGCTGCAGCGCCtcaactcctcctccaacaGGCTGAAGGCCGCCGAGGGGAACGGAACCACCCAGCAAGGAGGGGAGGACCCGCCGACACCGCCACAGCGGCCAGCCAGGATGTCTCAGCTGCTCACCCGCCACCGGATGCGCTACGGCTCTGACCAGAACCTCATCCCGTTCAACTCCGAGACGTCTCTCAATCGCTGGAAAATCGACTCATACTTCAGCCATGAGGACGAGACCCCGGAGGCGGCCTATGACGTGACCTCGCCCCAGGGGAGCCTGATGAACCTGAACGAGGGCCCACACCAGAAGTCAAGGCACATGAAGTCCAGGCTGGAGGAGATCCGGTTGAAGAGGCTCAGTCTGCAGGAGTACACCAGGCAGAGCCAGGAGAATTTGAGGCCCATGTTTTCCACTCAAGAGAGGTCTAGAATGAGGTCCTCACTGAGAACTCTGGACAAAAGCCAGAGCATGGCAGCGCTAGAAGAACACAGTCAGCAGGAGTCTTCTGGAGGGGCGGCCGACTATGAGAACGTTGAGTACTTCAGTCCCAGACTCAAACCATCGCAGGAAACTCCTGAGATTGAAGAATGCCCCGAGATAGAGGAACCTCAGGCGCTGGAGGACCAGCCGTCTGCAGCCCAACGTATGAGACCAACCCCGCGAACACAAGACCGACCGCAGCCCCTTCCCAGGACCCCTTCATCAGGGGGCAAGCCAGATGTGAAACAGAAGGAGCCATCTCTAAAACCCTTGGGCCTGAGGCCGAGTGGTGGCAACACACAGTCCTCCAGAGCCCTGGACCCTCTCCTGGATATCCCAGAAGAGAAAGATGCAACAAACAAAGTGGATTCAACAGACAAGCTAGCCAAAGTGACCAATTCCCCGGGCCACAAAGACCCCGCCACGGTGACGCCCCGTGGGGGTCGCAGGGCTGTTTCCAGAGTGGGCTCTGTGGCATCAATCCGGTCTGTTGGATCACGGCATCAGGACCTGGCCAAGGAGAGCACCATTGCCACGAAGAAGGATCCACCTGGTGCGAGACCCTCCCCAATCCATGCCGAACCACCCCCCAAACGAGAGGCAACACTCCCCACACGGGAGGCAACACCCCCCAAACGCGAGGCCACACCCCCGTTGACGGCAAACTCTTCCATCTGTGATGCATCAGGGACATCGCAGAACGTGGTGAAAGCCAAGGGTTCGGCCGAAAAGGTCCCGTCACTGCAAGGCGAGCAAACATTTCAGAGGAAGAACTCCCTCAAGTCCAAGGTTTACTCACTTCTTGGGTCCCAGCGGAAGGAGGATAAGACCTTACAGAGGAAGTCTTCCATGCGATCGCAGAACCCCTCCCCAGCGAGCCAGCAGGCCTCAGTGGAGGGCTCTGACGGATCTGTGCCGTCCGCAGCAGTGGCACGCTCCACCGTGGCGCCCGCTACGCCTAAGGGGATGTTGAAGAGTGTTTCCAGGTGGCAGTACGCAATCGACAGCCTTGAAGAGAAGGAACGCCCTTCATCCGTGGCTCCATTTGACCGAGGGTCCGCCCAGCGCTCAAGCAGGCCCCAGACCAGCGTCAGCGGCTCCAGGCTGACCCTGGAGAGCGATGGGGCCGTTGACCAGCAGCCCCAGAGGGCGAGGGCCTACAGCCGCTTTGAACCTCTTCTGGATAAGCCGGTGAGGTCCTCCAGTCTGCGCTACCTCGGGAAGGAGAGGAACTCTGTGCTCAACAGCATCAGGCAGCCTTCCGCTGGCGCATCCAAGAACAACTCAGCGAGTCAGACGCCCACGACCCAGGACAACCGCCTGGGTCGCTTCATGCAGCGTGTTGGCAGCCTGATCACCAAGAACAAATGA